GGTGAGTTCAAGCTGGCGTCCCTTGCCGACAAAGCGGCGCGAGGTGCCTGTGCCGCCACTACCGTGTGGAGTGGCGAAACGCTTTTCGATGCTCTGCTCCATGAGGTCGCGGAAATCTGCGGCGTCGAAGGGCGTATCCCAGAGGGTGAGCCAGGCAACGCCTGCGCCCTGCGGCGTGTTGACCACATCAAAACGATCGCCGCCCCAGCCGGCCGCGCCGCGTGCGGCGCTGCTGACATCGCCGAGGTGCTGAAAGAGATAGAGCCGCGTTTCGAATTCGCCGAGGCCATTGGCATAGGTGAGCGTGGCGCCGATGGGCTTGGGCAACTCCACGTGCAATGGCGCGTCGACAGCGTCAAGCAACTTTTCTGGATGCAGCACCTGCTCGGTGGAGAGCGGCATCTGCGTAAAGGGCGCGGCACCGTTGCGCTTTTCCTTGAACCGCCGCACAAACTCGGCGCCGCTCAAGTACGGAAAGAGCAACGTCTCCTGAATGAGCATTGGCGCGTTGGCGAACACGGGCATGGCGTGCTGTGATTCGCGAATGGTCTCGCGCACTCGCTCCCAGCCACCGGGGAGATTCATGGCAAAGTTGCCGCCGCCGAGCATGGCGCTTAGTTGCTCGAAGGTGGCTTGCCCTTCCATCACGGCCTGCCCTGCGGCTTGGCGATCGTTGTCGCCGCGCTGCTTGGCGAGCGAATCGAGGTTCAGGTACTGGTCTTGCAGCGCGTGCACGAGTTCGTGCGTGATGGTGATGTTCAGCATGTCCGACGACGGCGCGCCCTTGGCGTTGCTTCCGCCATTCACCACATAGAGCACCTTCGTGGCGGGGTCGTAATAGCCAATCACCTGCTCCGCGAGGAGGGTGAGCATGAACTTGCGCAGGTCGAGCGAGTCGGGGAGCAGGCCGAGCAGTTTGTACGCGCGTTCCGCACCCGCGAGTTCGAGGGCCGGTTGGTCTTCGTCGAATTTCTTTTGGAGAAAGGCGCGCACGTCATCCTTGGAGCGCGTTTCCACCTTGGGCGGCGCCTTGAACGTGAGCCCCACCGAGCGTTCGATGGCCGGCACCGCGGTCGCGACTTCGCGCGCATACGGCGCGCCGCTATCCTGCTGACAGGCGGCGAGTGGCAACGCGAGCAGTACGGAGAAAATGCGCATTAGCGGAGGAACCGGTCGAGGTACCAGTTGAGCATTGGGTAGCCGGCCACGAGCGTGATCAATGCGGCGGGTGCGAGAAAAACACCGAACGGCACCAGCGGCGCCTCGAATGGCACACCGCGGCGCCGTGCGCGATAAGACCCAAGAGGATACACGATCAGAAGAAAGACGACGGCAGCGAGCAACGCGGCCACAAAAATCGTGAGCAGTGCTCTCGCGGAACCGAGCGATGCACCAGCCATTGCCATGAGCGTGGAGTCACCAAAGCCCATGGCCTCGCGCTTGAGCGCGACTTCACCGAGCCATCCGATAATGGTGATGGCACCCGCACCCACGCACGCACCGAGTATGGCGTCCACGGGGCCCGCAAAGGGGCCAGATTCGCCAATCCACGCGCCCGCCACCGCACCGATGGCGGCGAGGACGAGTCCGCTCACGGTGAAGCCGTCGGGAATGAGATAGTGCTTGAGGTCGGTGACAGCGATGCCAAAGAGGATCGTGGCCAAGAGCGCCACGCGCAGGCCCGTGAGGCTCGCCCCAAACACGGCGATGCTCGCCACCCAAAGAAGCGCGACCGTGAGTTCGACGGTCGGGTAAATAGCGGAGATGGGTTCCCCGCATCCACGGCAGCGACCGCGGAGCGTGAGCCACGAAGCGATGGGAATGTTGTCGAACCAGGCGATGCCGGCGCCGCACTTGGGGCAGCGGGAGCGCGGGCGCACGACCGATTCGTCGTTGGGCCAGCGCGCAATGCACACGTTCAAGAACGACCCCACGGCGGAGCCGATCGCGAAGGTGAACGCCGCAATGAAGGGGCTCATGGGCGCAGTGCGTAGAGGGTGATGCCCGCGGCGACCGCGACGTTGAGTGATTCCACGCCGGCCGCCATCGGGAGTGCGATCAGACGCGAGCATGCCGCCCGCACATCATCACTGAGGCCGGCGCCTTCGTTGCCAACGGCAATCGCGAGGCGCGCGCACTTCGGCGCGGCACCCACGTCCTCGCCGTCGGCGGCGGTGCCCCACAGCTCCATGTTCGAGGCGCCTATCCAGGCCAAAAACTCTGCGCTCTCGGCGTGGAGGGCGGGCACTCGGAACTGCGCGCCGACGGCGCTGCGGACGGCCTTGGCGTTCCACAGGTCAGCAGTGCCTGGGAGCGCGATAACCGCGCAGGCACCCATCGCAGCCGCGGTGCGCACCAACGTGCCGACGTTGCCAGGATCTTGGATGCCGTCGAGCACTAATAGGCGCGCGGTCGCCGGTACGGTCAGCTCGGCGAGCGTAAGCGACGGAGCCTCAGCGATGGCAAGTATCCCCTGCGGGTGTTCGGTATCGGCGGCGGTGACAAAGTCCTGCTCCGTCACCTCCAACAGTTCAACACCACGCGCCACACACGCCTCGCGCAGGGCGGACCCGCGCGGGGTGCGTCCGAGCGCCACAGACACGACGGCGCCCCGCACCGTCAGCGACGACTGCAGCAACTCTTCGACCGTGCGCACGCCTTCGGCGACGAAGAGCGATTGACGCTCCCTCGCCTTGCGACGTTGTAAGTCTCTCGCTAGGGTCAACAAACGCACGGCAGTCACCCCGATTTCACAGGCACAGCTAATCGATGTCGATCCCACATAGGGCCATTCGTATGAGGACGAGCAGGTGTGCCGTCACGTTTCTAGCCACCTCCGCGCTGGCCGTGACCCTGGCGGGTTGCGCCATCAACCAGGCGCAGGAAGTGGACATGGGGAAGAACTATTCCACCCAGATCGCCAAGCAGCTTCGGCTGGTGCAGGACCCCGACATCACGGCGTATATCAACTTCTTGGGCGACTCGCTGGCTCGGCTCACGGAGCGCCGAGACCTGGAGTGGCACTTTGAGGTGGTGGACGATGTGGACGTCAACGCCTTCGCTGTGCCCGGGGGCTACATCTACGTGAATCGGGGGCTCATTGAGCGCTCCAAGACGATGGCGCAGGTGGCCGGCGTTATTGGCCACGAGATTGGCCACGTGGTACGGCGTCACTCGGTGAAGCAGATGCAAAAGGCGCAGGGCGCCAATCTGGTGGTGACGGCGGGTTGCCTGCTGAGCCGTGTCTGCGACGGCAGCGTAGGACAGACGGCCATTCAGCTGGGCGGCGGTTTGGTGTTCTCCAAGTTCAGCCGCGATGACGAAGCCGAAGCAGACGCCGAGGGCGTGCGCCTGATGGTGCGCGCGCGCATTGACCCGCACGGCATTCCGGAGATGTTCCGCATTCTGCTCGATGAGCGAAAGCAGACGCCCGGCGTGACTGAGTCGTTCTTTGCCTCGCACCCGCTCGAGGAAAACCGCATCGCAGCCTCGTCGGCGCTGATCGCCACCTATCCGGCAGGCGACCTCAAAGGGCTCGCGACCGACTCGCCGTTCTTTCAGGCGTTCAAGAAAAAACTCGCGGCGCTCCCGCCTCCGCCCAAGAAAAAGAGTTGAGCGGAGGGAAACGGCGCTAGAGCTTGGCGATAAACGCCGTGACGAGGTTGGCGAAGCGACCGGCGGCCTGCTTTCCGACCTCTACGACATCCGCGTGACTAATCGCGTCTGCGGTGATCCCCGACGCGAGGTTGGTAATGAGGCTCACGCCGGCGACTTCCATACCGAGTGCCGCGGCAACAATCACCTCTGGCACAGTGGACATGCCCGTGGCATCGGCGCCGAGCTTCTCGAGCATCCGCACTTCAGCGGGCGTCTCGTACGTTGGGCCGAGCAAGCCTGCATAGACGCCGGCCGCAAGCGGCACGCCGGTTTCCTTGGCGCTCGCCTGCAGCAAGGCAATCAATCGCGGCGAGTACGGTGCGGACATGTCGGGGAAGCGTGTGTCGCCGTCTTCCACTGGCCCAATGAGCGGATTGCGGAACATCAGGTTGATGTGATCTTCGATCAACATCAGGTCGCCGGGCTTAAAGGTGCGCCGCACGCCGCCAGCCGCATTGGATACAAAAAGCACCTTGGCGCCGAGCGCACGCGCGACCCGTACGGGAAATGCCGAGACGCGCGCTTCGTGCCCTTCGTACATGTGAAAGCGCCCAGCGAGCGCGAGGATTTCTTTGCCGCCGAGGAATCCGCGAATGAGTTCGCCTTTGTGCCCCTCAACGTGCGTGGAGAAGAACCCCGGGATTTCGGAGTAGTTCGCGCGCGTGGGCTGCTCGATGCGATCGGCCAGCTCACCGAGGCCCGAGCCGAGGATGATCGCGGCGACCGGCGCCTGCACGCCAAGTCGATCAGACACAGACCTCGCCGCGGCCTTGGCCGCCGCACTGCCATGCAAGTTCACGGTGCTACCTCAGAACGGAGAACGGCGAACTCGCGGTCGACGCGTTCGAGCAGCTGACGTTTTTCGTCGGGCTCCAAGAAGGCGGCGTCGAAACCCATACGAGCCAGCCGGCACAACTCATCAAAACTGAAATGCAAATCCTGCGCGGCGTGTGCGTATTCGTCGGTGAGCGTGACGCCGCTCATGAGCCGGTTATCGGTGTTCAGGGTGACCTGGAGCCCGCGGTCGAAATACGCGCGCAGCGGATGCGAGGCGTAGTCCTTGGCGGCGCGCGTCTGCACGTTGCTCGTGAGGCAGGCCTCAATGACAATGCCTTTTTCGCCGAGTTCGTCGGTGAGGCGTTCGTCCTCGATGAGCCGCGTGCCGTGCCCGATGCGCTGGGCGCCGCACACGTGCACCGCCTCGCGCACCGATTCCGCGCCGGCACCCTCGCCCGCGTGACAGGTGCAGAACATACCGTGCTCGCTCGCGTGGCGAAATGCAGCCTGATGGAGCGCGGCTGGATGCCCTGCCTCGCCCCCGGCGAGATCAAAACCCACCACGCCTTGTCCGCGCCAGCGCGCGGCCAAGTGTGCGAGCTCCAACGACACACTTGGGGACAAATGGCGCAGCGAACAAATGATGAGCCGGCCCTGAATGTTGTGCGCATTTCGCGCGCGCTCGAGGCCGCGGAGTGGGGCGTCCACGGTTTCGTCGAGCGTGAGTCCCCACTGCTGATTGAGCACCGGCGCGTAGCGAATCTCGATATAGCGCACGCCGTCGGCCGCCGCATCTTCGGCGAGTTCGTAGGTAATGCGTTCGAGCGATGCGGCGCTCTGCATCACGGAGAGCGTGGTGTCGAAGCGCGTGAGGTAATCCTCGAGGTGCCGCGCGTCGCGCACGTACATATGATGGGCCAGCGCCTCAGGGGTGGTGGCGGGCATTGGCACGTCATGTTCGCGCGCGAGTTCGAGCAACGTTGAGGCGCGGACTGAACCGTCGAGGTGACAGTGCAGTTCGGCTTTGGGAATACGGCGCAGCAGTTCCGGGGGGAGTGCCGTCACGACGCGTCCTGCTCGCGGAGCGACCGCGCGGAGACAATGCGATACACCGCGCCGCCCGTGGCGAGGCTGTCGACCGCTACTGGCAGACCACGACTGTCGGTCATGGCGCGGTCACCGGCCACCACGGCGTCGGCGACGGCGGCATCGTGCGCGCGCACGGCGTCGAGGGCGGTGGCGCCGCGCGCGAGCGACACGGTGGCGCCGTTCACGAACGCGGTAATCACGTCTGGTTCAGTCATGGGGCAACGGAGATGAGGCGCGGAGCAGCGTCGGCGGTCACGGTACCGCCCGGACGAGAGGACAAATATGCGATGAGCGCGTCGAGATCGATCACGCCAGGCGTTTCGGTTGCGGTCGCGGCTTTGGCGAGCGCCACGTAGTCCGCGTTGTCGGAGACGAAGATATCGGGAAAGACGAGCGTGTACGAGCGATCGTCATCGAGCAACTCCGCAGCGACGCGGGCTTCCACAATGCGAGCGCCGGCGGGTTTGGACTTGTCGTAGCGCACCGTCACACCACTCACGTGATTGCGCGGCGCGTCACCGCGCACGAGCGACTCGAGATACACGCGCAGTGCGCGCCCGGGCACGCGGAGCTTCACGAGCTGATTGGCGAACGGTTGAATCTCAAAGAGCGCGCCGTAGGTGGCCGGCCCTGCCGCGAGGTTCGCGCGAATGCCACCGTTGTTCATCAACCCAATATCAGCGTTGGTGGCCGCACGTTCGGCGTCGGCAATGAGATTCCCGAGCGCGTACTGCGCGCCGGTGCGCTCCATGGCCGTGGCCACCGTAACGATAGGGCGCGAGACGAGCGGCGCCACGGCCGCCAGCGCGCTCTTCAACAGCGCGGCAACCGCAGGGTCTGGGGTAATGGAATCGCTGGTGACGGTCCACACATCGTGCTTCATCTGCGTGGCGCGCGCCGCACGATCCACGGGGAGATCAATCACGGCGAGCGAGCGGCCGCTCGACCGTGCCTGCACGATGGGCACGCCGTTCACCTCGGTATTCACCAACGAATGCGTGTGGCCGCTGACAATCGCATCCACCGGTTCGGTGATCTCGCGCGCGAGGTCGAGAATCTCGCCCGCGCAGCCCGTGTCGCGACTGCAGAAGGCCCCCGCGTGCGCGACCACCACCACCACATCCGCGCCACGCGCACGAAGCGAGCGCGCACTCGCATTCACCGATGCGGCCGGCGGATCGAAGCGTAGCCCAGCGACGTTGCTCTTTTTGCTCATCGACGGCGTGGCCGGCGTCGCCACACCGATAATGCCAATCTTGAGACCACCGCGTTCGACGATGGTATCAGCACGAATCCACGACACGGCGCTGCCGTCCGTGTTGCGTACGTTCGCGGCGAGGATAGCGAACCGCGCGCCCTTGATGCGTGCGCGAAGCGAATCCTGCCCCCAATCAAACTCGTGATTGCCGAGCGCGGTGGCCGCGTAGCCGAGTGCGTTGTAGAGGGTGACGATCGGCCGGCCGAAGGCGAGGTTCGACGCCGGGGTGCCTTGAAAGAGGTCGCCGCCGTCGACGAGAATGGACACGCAGTTTGCAGCGCAATCGACTTCGGCTTTGTGAATGAGCGCCGCCACTTGGGCGGCGCCGCCGCGAAGTCCGTTATTGCCGTCGGGGCGCGGTTCGAGCGCGCCGTGAAAATCGTTGGTGGAGATAATGCGCAAGATGGCGGGCCGGCCCGCGCGCGACGGCGCCGCTGGCGACGCCGCGGGCGACGAAGCCGTCGCCGGTGCTGCCGGCTTTGCGGGCCGCACCGCCTCAAAGTCACCAGCGCCCGTAATCGCGCGGAGCGCCTGCGCCGCGAGCGCTGCAGGAGTCACGGACCAGTTGCGCACGAAATAGTCCGACGGCCGCAGGGTGCCGCGGCGTGTGACTTCGTCGATGAGCAGTTGGCGGATTTCGAGTTGTTTGTCGTGCACCACCGGCGCGCCGTTGAGCATCGCGTAGCCACCAGCGCCCCCCGCACGGTAATTCGAGAGCGCGATGGTAAACGAATCGCCGTCGCGCACCGGCTTGCCGCGCACGCTGAGCCCCGCGACGCGCGCGCCTGCGGGCTTGGTGAGATCGATTTGATAGTCCGCGCCGGCGACCATTTCGAAGTTGTAGCCCGGGATCTTCGGATTGGGGCGCACTTGGAGCGCGTCTCCGGAACCGGTGACGTCGAAGTAACTCGCGCTTTGTTCGAGATATGCACGCAACTGCGCTCCAGAAATGCGCAACGATTTGAGCGTGTTGTCGTAGGGATACAACTGTGCGAGTTGCGCGACGGTAATCGGCCCTGCCGCGATTTTGACATCGAGCGAGAATGCCGCGGCTGATGCGAGATCGGCGCCCGCGGCCTTGCGCATGGTTTCGAGCACAAAGTCCATGATCGGTGTGTCGGCCACTCGGGCAGAATCGGCGCGCCACGTGATCTCCGTGCGCCCCGCAACTGTACCGGCGTATCGGCGCGCGGCGTCGTGGGCCTTTGCGACAACGGCGATCAGCGCCGGCTGTTCGGCGTGCCCCGCCGCCTGAACAATCGACGCATGTTTGCCAATGGGACGCCAGGTGGCGCCGCGAATCTCAAACTGCAAATGCGCCACCGACACACTCGTGGCCCAGTTGCGCGGCTGCGTGAGTAACACGCCATTGATCGACGTGTCGGCGACCTCGCGGTGCGAATGGCCGTATACGATCGCATCGATGCCCGGCACATCCTGTGCGAGCCGAGCCACTGGATTCTCCGCGGTGAGCCCCGTCGAGACCGTGTCATCGCCCGTGTCACCAGACAGCCCAGCATGCACGACCACCACCACCACATCCGCGCCGCCGTTTCGCGCTTCGTCCACCGCCTGTCGCACCTCGGCGATGATGTCGCCGATGGTGAGCCGCCCAACGAGTTGCTCACGGTCCCACACCATTGAGCCGGGCGTCGTCGCGCCAACAATCGCGATTTTGAGACCACTTCGTTCCACGACGGTGAAGGCCGACCAGGCACGCTTGCCGTCAGGCGTACGAACATTGGCGGCCAGAAACGGAAACGTTGCCCCGGCCATCGCGCGGCGAAGCGTCGGGAGCCCGTAGTTGAACTCGTGATTGCCCACCGCCGCGGCGTCGTAGCGCATGGCGTTCATCGCCGCGATCACCGGATGCACGCCAGTGGTATCGATGCGCGCAGCGGCGTAGGTGAGCGGATTGCCCTGCAGCAGGTCGCCGGCGTCTACCAGAATCACCCGACCCGGGTTCGCGGCACGGACCGAATCGACGATCGTCGCGGCGCGCGTGAGTCCGCGGGCGGCTTCGGCGGTGTCGGCGTAGTAGTCCCAGCCGCGTAACCGGCCGTGGACGTCCGTGGTCGAGGCGACAATGATGTCGACGGGGAGCCCTTGCGCCGGCAACTGGACGGCGAGAGCCAAGAAGAGGGCGCCAAGCGCCGCACGGGTGCGTTCCATAGGCTAAACCTATGCTGGACACCCGTTTGGAGGGAGTGTGCCGAGGGCGTCCGGAGGTACGCGTGCTGGCCGGGGTGCGATACAGAACCGTGACAGCCCCTTCCTTCTCTTTCCTCCTTGCAAACCTGAGATTTGTAACGAAGGGTTCAAGGGCATATTTACAGTATGAAACCTCTGATTATTGGCATCGCTGGCGGGTCTGGATCGGGGAAGTCCACCGTAGCGCGGAAGATTGCCGATTCGATCACGCCGGCATCGGTCGCGTTTATCGATATGGATGCGTACTACCGCAACCATGTGGAGCTGACGCTCGACGAACGGCGCCATCTGAACTGGGATCACCCGGACGCGTTCGACCTCGACTTGCTGGCGCAACATCTCGATGCGCTGTCGCGCGGCGAGCCGATCCAGAAGCCGGTATACGATTTTGTCACGCACCTGCGCGACGATCGCACGGTGCGGGTCGCGGCCGCAGATGTGATTGTGCTCGACGGCATTCTGCTCTTTGTAGATGAGCGGGTGCGCGCGCGCTGTGATGTGAAGGTGTTTGTGGATACCGATGCCGACGTGCGGCTCATCCGGCGCATTCGCCGCGACATGGCGAAGCGGGGTCGGCCACTGGATGAGATTCTCGAGCAATACCTCACGACGGTGCAGCCCATGCACCTGCAGTTCGTAGAACCCAGCAAGCGGTACGCTGACATCATTGTTCCGCGAGGCGGCCACAATACCGTGGCCATCGACTTGATCATCTCGACCATCCTGCGACGCATGGGTAGTGCACCCTCATGAACGCCGAAGCAACCGCTGCTGACCGCATTCTCGTGGTGGACGATGAGCCCGACATCGTCGCCCTCGTGGTCTACCATCTGGCCAAGGCGGGCTACAAAGTTTCGTCGGCACAAACGGGGCCGGACGCGCTCGCCATCGCGCGACGCGAACGACCGGCGTTGGTGATTCTCGACCTCATGCTCCCCGGCCTTTCGGGGTTTGAAGTCCTTGAGCAGCTGCGTGCCGACCGCGCCACAAAGCACGTCGCCGTCCTCATGCTCACGGCGCGGCGCGAAGAGCCCGATCGCATTCGCGGTCTCACTTTGGGCGCGGACGACTACCTCACCAAACCGTTCAGCCCGCAAGAACTCGTGTTGCGGATTAGCGCCATTCTCCGTCGCACCTCCGGCGGGATGCCCACCGCCGATGTGATCACCATCGACACCATTGCCATTGATCGATCGGCCCACCGCGTCACGCGCGACGGCGCTGAGATTGAGCTGACGCCCACGGAGTTCAAGCTCTTGCTCACGCTCGCCGAGCGGCGTGGGCGCGTACAGTCGCGCGGGCACTTGCTCGAAACCGTTTGGGAAGCGGCGCCCGACATTCAGACGCGCACCGTGGACATGCATGTGCAGCGCCTCCGCTCCAAACTGGGCGACGAAGGCGAACTCATTGAGACGGTGCGCGGCTTTGGGTATCGCCTGCGGTCGCCGGACGGCACACCCCCTAGCAAGCTCGCGCGGTAGCGGCACCTTCTATGCGACTTCCCACTCGGCTCCTGCTCGGCGCCCTGACCATCGTCGGTGTGCTCGCGTTGTTTCTCACGCTCGTTGTGGATCAAAAGTTCTACGATCGACTCTCGGTGATGGCGACCGAGGGGTTGGCGCGTGAAGCGCAACTCGTGGCGGCGGAATGGACGCCGAATGTGAACGCCGAGGAGTTGGCGGCACGAGCCGCGCGCGCGAGCGGCCATCGCGTGACGCTCATCGATTCCACGGGTCGCGTGATTGGCGACTCTGAGTTTCGCGGTGCGTTGTTGCAGCAGTTGGAAAATCACGCATCCCGTCCCGAAGTGGTACAGGCGCGCGCGACCGGTCAGGGATCGGCGCGCCGCCAGAGTCCGTCGGCGGGCGACTCTGAGCTGTATGTCGCCGTGCGGTCGCCGCTGGGCACGGCTCGTGTTTCGCTTGCCACGGTGACACTTGACGCGATTATTGCATCGGCGCGGCGCGACGTGGCCGTGGCGAGCGGACTCGCCATGATGGGCGCGCTGGTGCTCGCGTGGCTCTTCGCGACGAATGTGTCGCGCCCGGTCCGCGAGTTGCGCGACGTGACCCGCGCACTGGCTGAGGGCGATTTTTCGCGGCGCCCCGCGCTGGCCGCACCGGGAGAAGTTGGCGAGCTCGCCGACGCGGTGCATCGACTTGCCGAACAACTGGCGATTCGAGTGGAGGCGCTTCGCGCCGAAGAAAACGTGATGCGCGAACTCGCCGAGTCGCTGAACGAAGGGATTTTTGCGGTGGATCAGCGCCAGCAAGTGGTGCGCATCAATGACACCGGCCGCGCGCTGCTCGACCGCCGAGAGCCGTTGCCGTTTCCGTTTGACATTCTGCCGCGCGAACGCGCGCTCCGCGATGCGCTGGCGTCAGCGCTCGCCGGCGACACGGTGCGCGAAGTGGAAGCGTCCTTTGGTGGCCGCACGTTCTCCATTACGGCACGCCCGCTCGAGCAAGGGGGCGCGGTGGTCGCGCTCCTCGACCTCACGCGGTTGCGCCGACTCGAAACCGTGCGGCGCGACTTTGTGGCCAACGTCTCGCACGAGCTCAAGACACCGCTGACGGTGGTGCGCGGATTCGCCGAAACGCTCGCGCAGGATGAGCCGGACGCGGAGACGCGCCGCCAGTTCACGACCACGATTCTGAACAACACGCGCCGGATGCAGCGCATTGTGGATGACCTGCTCGATCTCTCGCGCATTGAGTCAGGCAGTTGGGTGCCAGAGCCGGTGCAGGCGGATATTGCCTCTGCGGTGGCCGACGCCCTCGCGGTGGCGCGTCCGGCGGCGGATGCCAAGGGCATTGCGTTGCACGCCGAAATTGACAGTGACACCGCGCAGGCCTTTGCCGACCCTACTGCGCTGCGCCAGATCCTCGGCAACCTCGTGGACAACGCGGTGCGCCACACGGCGAAAGGCAGCGTGACGGTGTTTGCGACGCGCGCCGATGGACGCGTGACCGTTGGCGTCCGCGACACGGGCAGTGGCATTGGCGCGGAACACCTGCCGCGCATCTTCGAGCGGTTCTACCGCGTGGACCCAGCGCGCTCGCGCGCTGAGGGCGGCACCGGGCTGGGGCTGGCCATCGTGAAGCATCTGGTGGACGCACACGGCGGCCGCGTGTGGGCCGAGAGCGACGTAGGCCGCGGCACGACGATTCGCGCGACCTTTCCCGACGCGGCGCTCCGCGGGTAGCGTCAGCCCGTTTTATTGCCGTACCCCACTCCCGAAAATCCTCGACTGCTCGGGCTCGGCAAGCACAAGGCGCCCGCACGCACCATATTATCGGAGCCATGACCGTCCTCCCGATCCCCCGCCTGCAGCTCGGAGAGCATTCGTCGCGCGCACCGCGCGCCGAGGGCGAGCAACGCATTGCCGCGATCGACATTGGCTCCAACTCAATCCGCCAGATTGTGGCCGACGTGAGCGCGAGTGGCACGATTCGCGTCGTGGACGAAATGAAAGCGGCACCGCGCTTGGGGACGGGGCTACACGCGACCAAGCTCCTGGCCCCGGAACCCATGCGCCTCGCGCTCGAGTCGCTGGCGCGGATGGCGACACTCGCACGCCAGCTCGGCGCGAGCCGAGTGGTGGCGGTGGCCACCAGCGCAGTGCGCGACGCA
The genomic region above belongs to Gemmatimonadota bacterium and contains:
- a CDS encoding ATP-binding protein, whose translation is MRLPTRLLLGALTIVGVLALFLTLVVDQKFYDRLSVMATEGLAREAQLVAAEWTPNVNAEELAARAARASGHRVTLIDSTGRVIGDSEFRGALLQQLENHASRPEVVQARATGQGSARRQSPSAGDSELYVAVRSPLGTARVSLATVTLDAIIASARRDVAVASGLAMMGALVLAWLFATNVSRPVRELRDVTRALAEGDFSRRPALAAPGEVGELADAVHRLAEQLAIRVEALRAEENVMRELAESLNEGIFAVDQRQQVVRINDTGRALLDRREPLPFPFDILPRERALRDALASALAGDTVREVEASFGGRTFSITARPLEQGGAVVALLDLTRLRRLETVRRDFVANVSHELKTPLTVVRGFAETLAQDEPDAETRRQFTTTILNNTRRMQRIVDDLLDLSRIESGSWVPEPVQADIASAVADALAVARPAADAKGIALHAEIDSDTAQAFADPTALRQILGNLVDNAVRHTAKGSVTVFATRADGRVTVGVRDTGSGIGAEHLPRIFERFYRVDPARSRAEGGTGLGLAIVKHLVDAHGGRVWAESDVGRGTTIRATFPDAALRG